Proteins encoded together in one Jaculus jaculus isolate mJacJac1 chromosome 7, mJacJac1.mat.Y.cur, whole genome shotgun sequence window:
- the Sdr39u1 gene encoding epimerase family protein SDR39U1 isoform X1 — MRVLVGGGTGFIGTALSQLLKAKGHKVTLVSRQPGPGRITWNELTRSGLPICDVVINLAGENILNPLRRWNEAFREKVLSSRLETTQMLAQAITKATQPPQAWIIVTGVAYYRPSLTAEYDEDSPGGDFDFFSNLVTKWEAAARIPGDSTRQVVVRSERTKATPSIPALRGRGVVLGRGGGAISHMLLPFRMGLGGPIGSGHQFFPWIHISDLAGILTHALEENCVQGVLNGVAPASTTTNAEFAQALGAALGRPAFIPLPSTVVQAVFGRERAIMLLEGQKVVPRRTLATGYQYSFPELGAALKDILA, encoded by the exons ATGCGGGTGCTTGTGG GTGGCGGGACGGGATTCATTGGGACCGCCCTGTCCCAGCTGCTGAAAGCCAAGGGCCACAAAGTGACGCTGGTCTCCAGACAGCCTGGGCCAGGTCGAATCACGTGG AATGAGCTCACTAGGTCGGGGCTTCCCATCTGCGATGTTGTCATCAACCTGGCTGGAGAGAACATCCTCAACCCTTTGCGAAG gtggaatgaagcctTCAGGGAAAAAGTGCTCAGCAGCCGCTTGGAGACCACCCAGATGCTGGCACAAGCTATCACCAAAGCCACACAACCCCCCCAGGCCTGGATAATAGTCACAGGTGTAG CTTACTACCGGCCCAGCCTGACTGCGGAGTACGATGAGGACAGCCCGGGAGGGGATTTTGACTTTTTCTCCAACCTAGTAACCAAATGGGAAGCGGCAGCCAGGATTCCTGGAGATTCTACCCGCCAAGTGGTGGTGCGTTCTG AGAGGACAAAGGCCACACCTTCGATTCCAGCACtccgaggcagag GTGTTGTACTGGGCCGTGGTGGTGGTGCCATCAGCCACATGCTTCTGCCCTTCCGCATGGGTCTGGGAGGCCCCATTGGCTCAGGTCACCAATTCTTCCCCTGGATACACATCAGCGACCTGGCAGGCATTCTCACCCATGCCCTTGAAGAAAACTGTGTCCAAGGAGTCCTGAATGGAGTGGCTCCAGCCTCCACTACTACCAATGCTGAGTTTGCCCAGGCCTTGGGTGCTGCCCTGGGTCGCCCCGCCTTCATCCCTCTCCCCAGCACTGTGGTGCAAGCTGTCTTTGGGCGAGAGCGTGCCATCATGCTACTAGAGGGCCAGAAGGTTGTCCCACGGCGGACACTGGCCACTGGCTACCAGTATTCCTTCCCAGAACTGGGGGCTGCCTTGAAAGACATCCTAGCCTAG
- the Sdr39u1 gene encoding epimerase family protein SDR39U1 isoform X2 encodes MRVLVGGGTGFIGTALSQLLKAKGHKVTLVSRQPGPGRITWNELTRSGLPICDVVINLAGENILNPLRRWNEAFREKVLSSRLETTQMLAQAITKATQPPQAWIIVTGVAYYRPSLTAEYDEDSPGGDFDFFSNLVTKWEAAARIPGDSTRQVVVRSGVVLGRGGGAISHMLLPFRMGLGGPIGSGHQFFPWIHISDLAGILTHALEENCVQGVLNGVAPASTTTNAEFAQALGAALGRPAFIPLPSTVVQAVFGRERAIMLLEGQKVVPRRTLATGYQYSFPELGAALKDILA; translated from the exons ATGCGGGTGCTTGTGG GTGGCGGGACGGGATTCATTGGGACCGCCCTGTCCCAGCTGCTGAAAGCCAAGGGCCACAAAGTGACGCTGGTCTCCAGACAGCCTGGGCCAGGTCGAATCACGTGG AATGAGCTCACTAGGTCGGGGCTTCCCATCTGCGATGTTGTCATCAACCTGGCTGGAGAGAACATCCTCAACCCTTTGCGAAG gtggaatgaagcctTCAGGGAAAAAGTGCTCAGCAGCCGCTTGGAGACCACCCAGATGCTGGCACAAGCTATCACCAAAGCCACACAACCCCCCCAGGCCTGGATAATAGTCACAGGTGTAG CTTACTACCGGCCCAGCCTGACTGCGGAGTACGATGAGGACAGCCCGGGAGGGGATTTTGACTTTTTCTCCAACCTAGTAACCAAATGGGAAGCGGCAGCCAGGATTCCTGGAGATTCTACCCGCCAAGTGGTGGTGCGTTCTG GTGTTGTACTGGGCCGTGGTGGTGGTGCCATCAGCCACATGCTTCTGCCCTTCCGCATGGGTCTGGGAGGCCCCATTGGCTCAGGTCACCAATTCTTCCCCTGGATACACATCAGCGACCTGGCAGGCATTCTCACCCATGCCCTTGAAGAAAACTGTGTCCAAGGAGTCCTGAATGGAGTGGCTCCAGCCTCCACTACTACCAATGCTGAGTTTGCCCAGGCCTTGGGTGCTGCCCTGGGTCGCCCCGCCTTCATCCCTCTCCCCAGCACTGTGGTGCAAGCTGTCTTTGGGCGAGAGCGTGCCATCATGCTACTAGAGGGCCAGAAGGTTGTCCCACGGCGGACACTGGCCACTGGCTACCAGTATTCCTTCCCAGAACTGGGGGCTGCCTTGAAAGACATCCTAGCCTAG
- the Sdr39u1 gene encoding epimerase family protein SDR39U1 isoform X3 — MRVLVGGGTGFIGTALSQLLKAKGHKVTLVSRQPGPGRITWNELTRSGLPICDVVINLAGENILNPLRRWNEAFREKVLSSRLETTQMLAQAITKATQPPQAWIIVTGVVTKWEAAARIPGDSTRQVVVRSERTKATPSIPALRGRGVVLGRGGGAISHMLLPFRMGLGGPIGSGHQFFPWIHISDLAGILTHALEENCVQGVLNGVAPASTTTNAEFAQALGAALGRPAFIPLPSTVVQAVFGRERAIMLLEGQKVVPRRTLATGYQYSFPELGAALKDILA; from the exons ATGCGGGTGCTTGTGG GTGGCGGGACGGGATTCATTGGGACCGCCCTGTCCCAGCTGCTGAAAGCCAAGGGCCACAAAGTGACGCTGGTCTCCAGACAGCCTGGGCCAGGTCGAATCACGTGG AATGAGCTCACTAGGTCGGGGCTTCCCATCTGCGATGTTGTCATCAACCTGGCTGGAGAGAACATCCTCAACCCTTTGCGAAG gtggaatgaagcctTCAGGGAAAAAGTGCTCAGCAGCCGCTTGGAGACCACCCAGATGCTGGCACAAGCTATCACCAAAGCCACACAACCCCCCCAGGCCTGGATAATAGTCACAGGTGTAG TAACCAAATGGGAAGCGGCAGCCAGGATTCCTGGAGATTCTACCCGCCAAGTGGTGGTGCGTTCTG AGAGGACAAAGGCCACACCTTCGATTCCAGCACtccgaggcagag GTGTTGTACTGGGCCGTGGTGGTGGTGCCATCAGCCACATGCTTCTGCCCTTCCGCATGGGTCTGGGAGGCCCCATTGGCTCAGGTCACCAATTCTTCCCCTGGATACACATCAGCGACCTGGCAGGCATTCTCACCCATGCCCTTGAAGAAAACTGTGTCCAAGGAGTCCTGAATGGAGTGGCTCCAGCCTCCACTACTACCAATGCTGAGTTTGCCCAGGCCTTGGGTGCTGCCCTGGGTCGCCCCGCCTTCATCCCTCTCCCCAGCACTGTGGTGCAAGCTGTCTTTGGGCGAGAGCGTGCCATCATGCTACTAGAGGGCCAGAAGGTTGTCCCACGGCGGACACTGGCCACTGGCTACCAGTATTCCTTCCCAGAACTGGGGGCTGCCTTGAAAGACATCCTAGCCTAG
- the Sdr39u1 gene encoding epimerase family protein SDR39U1 isoform X4, producing MRVLVGGGTGFIGTALSQLLKAKGHKVTLVSRQPGPGRITWNELTRSGLPICDVVINLAGENILNPLRRWNEAFREKVLSSRLETTQMLAQAITKATQPPQAWIIVTGVVTKWEAAARIPGDSTRQVVVRSGVVLGRGGGAISHMLLPFRMGLGGPIGSGHQFFPWIHISDLAGILTHALEENCVQGVLNGVAPASTTTNAEFAQALGAALGRPAFIPLPSTVVQAVFGRERAIMLLEGQKVVPRRTLATGYQYSFPELGAALKDILA from the exons ATGCGGGTGCTTGTGG GTGGCGGGACGGGATTCATTGGGACCGCCCTGTCCCAGCTGCTGAAAGCCAAGGGCCACAAAGTGACGCTGGTCTCCAGACAGCCTGGGCCAGGTCGAATCACGTGG AATGAGCTCACTAGGTCGGGGCTTCCCATCTGCGATGTTGTCATCAACCTGGCTGGAGAGAACATCCTCAACCCTTTGCGAAG gtggaatgaagcctTCAGGGAAAAAGTGCTCAGCAGCCGCTTGGAGACCACCCAGATGCTGGCACAAGCTATCACCAAAGCCACACAACCCCCCCAGGCCTGGATAATAGTCACAGGTGTAG TAACCAAATGGGAAGCGGCAGCCAGGATTCCTGGAGATTCTACCCGCCAAGTGGTGGTGCGTTCTG GTGTTGTACTGGGCCGTGGTGGTGGTGCCATCAGCCACATGCTTCTGCCCTTCCGCATGGGTCTGGGAGGCCCCATTGGCTCAGGTCACCAATTCTTCCCCTGGATACACATCAGCGACCTGGCAGGCATTCTCACCCATGCCCTTGAAGAAAACTGTGTCCAAGGAGTCCTGAATGGAGTGGCTCCAGCCTCCACTACTACCAATGCTGAGTTTGCCCAGGCCTTGGGTGCTGCCCTGGGTCGCCCCGCCTTCATCCCTCTCCCCAGCACTGTGGTGCAAGCTGTCTTTGGGCGAGAGCGTGCCATCATGCTACTAGAGGGCCAGAAGGTTGTCCCACGGCGGACACTGGCCACTGGCTACCAGTATTCCTTCCCAGAACTGGGGGCTGCCTTGAAAGACATCCTAGCCTAG